Proteins encoded within one genomic window of Amycolatopsis sp. 2-15:
- a CDS encoding DNA-3-methyladenine glycosylase 2 family protein yields MATQTAPLWRDTERCYRAVTARDQRFDGQFIMAVRTTGIYCRPSCPAITPKAQNVRFFLTSAAAQTSGFRACRRCLPDAVPGSPDWNVRADLAARAMHLISDGFVEREGVPGLARRLGYSERQLGRVLTAELGAGPLALARAHRAHSARLLIELSALPLTDVAFAAGFSSIRQFNETIREVFATTPSQLRAASLRRGRRAEPTGSTRLSLRLPFRAPFDAQGVLRYHASRALPGVEAVEERAEGITGYGRTLRLSHGPGLVWLSPQPDHVRCDLALTDLRDLGSAVSRVRRLLDLDADPEAVARVLGADPVLAPLVTKVPGLRVPGAVDGPELLLRAVLGSAAASVAALGSQVPPGEPPMDTLTTLFPEPAVVAAAGVKPHVKTVAAALADGSLDPHVGRDPGELRAELLAFGINADYILMRVLGAPDVLLTTDPAVRRSAAALGLALPGAARGWRPWSSYATRYLQTFAPEENLS; encoded by the coding sequence ATGGCCACCCAGACCGCCCCCCTCTGGCGCGACACCGAGCGCTGCTACCGGGCCGTCACCGCCCGCGACCAGCGGTTCGACGGCCAGTTCATCATGGCCGTGCGCACCACCGGCATCTACTGCCGCCCGTCGTGCCCGGCGATCACGCCGAAGGCCCAGAACGTGCGGTTCTTCCTCACGTCGGCCGCCGCCCAGACAAGCGGCTTCCGCGCGTGCCGGCGCTGCCTGCCCGACGCCGTGCCGGGCTCGCCAGACTGGAACGTCCGCGCCGACCTGGCCGCCCGCGCCATGCACCTGATCTCCGACGGCTTCGTCGAGCGCGAAGGCGTACCCGGCCTGGCGCGGCGGCTCGGCTACTCGGAACGCCAGCTCGGCCGCGTCCTCACCGCCGAGCTGGGTGCCGGCCCGCTCGCACTCGCCCGCGCCCACCGCGCGCACTCCGCGCGGCTGCTCATCGAGCTCTCGGCGCTGCCGCTGACCGACGTCGCGTTCGCCGCCGGGTTCTCCAGCATCCGGCAGTTCAACGAGACCATCCGCGAGGTCTTCGCGACGACGCCTTCGCAGCTGCGCGCGGCTTCGCTGCGGCGCGGACGCCGCGCCGAACCCACCGGCTCGACGCGCCTGAGCCTGCGCCTGCCGTTCCGCGCGCCGTTCGACGCGCAGGGCGTGCTGCGTTACCACGCATCGCGCGCGTTGCCCGGGGTCGAGGCCGTCGAGGAGCGCGCCGAGGGCATCACCGGCTACGGCCGCACGCTGCGGCTTTCCCACGGCCCCGGACTGGTCTGGCTCTCGCCGCAACCAGACCATGTCCGGTGTGACCTGGCGTTGACCGACCTGCGCGACCTCGGCAGCGCGGTCTCCCGCGTCCGGCGGCTGCTCGACCTCGACGCCGATCCCGAGGCCGTCGCACGCGTCCTCGGCGCGGATCCGGTGCTCGCGCCGCTGGTGACGAAGGTGCCGGGGCTGCGCGTGCCCGGTGCGGTCGACGGGCCGGAGCTGCTGTTGCGCGCCGTGCTCGGCTCGGCCGCCGCCTCCGTCGCCGCGCTCGGCTCGCAGGTGCCGCCCGGTGAGCCGCCGATGGACACCCTGACCACGCTGTTCCCCGAACCCGCGGTCGTGGCCGCCGCCGGCGTGAAACCGCACGTCAAGACGGTCGCCGCGGCACTGGCGGACGGCAGCCTCGACCCGCACGTCGGCCGGGATCCGGGTGAGCTGCGGGCGGAGCTGCTCGCGTTCGGCATCAACGCCGACTACATCCTGATGCGCGTACTCGGCGCCCCCGACGTCCTG